Proteins found in one uncultured Desulfuromonas sp. genomic segment:
- a CDS encoding TonB-dependent receptor plug domain-containing protein, which produces MRHSVSWGLCVLFLLVSITATGAQTESAPETLPDITVIDSAGVTTPGQSVLSKQTLQSLPQGDGAITDLLKVLPGIQFSETDNSSLTGGEILPSEISISGGRVYDNSFLIDGFGNNSLIDPTSDNPASSTDVPGHSQQLFLDTSLVESITVYRSNISARYSGFTGGVIDVETRDPENVFGGEIFMRSTRSEWTSFHVDRDYRDDFYSSKEADMQPEFRKYYGNTSVDVPLTENMGILLAYSKSYSQIPLKTFDEKHNQHRVLENYFAKYVYKPHDDTALRITFKSTPYEGRYFHDDVKNSDYSIDGGGWSLTSSFEQKFSLGTIEWQAGYTTSENSRRAPDDYFNYQVTPSADWGGRFSREGGFGDAETEEDALSLACHATWTPFTLWGLNHEWISGVMFERTKADYHRSYATNSGWRASDSVVCDEVDPFCIKGEQYAWSMVIFPEDDADAEISSLDLYLEDTLSWWRLAFRPGIHVSYNDLMKNTDYAGRGALFYDVFADGSTIFTVGASRYYGKTLLTYALNEEKAQTDRQTRTINADGTLTAWDLKTRTLFSATRLTDLETPYVDEWSLGLEQDVFGGRLTLCYIDRNGEDQLTKKTLDRDEFGYTYMEWTNLGESRHKEVTLSWSRQWENQSLLIDGTWQDSENSNEDYDNWLDIEDFEDMVWYEDHLVYRLNLPRADYNREWSANLIYQVKLDHGFTFTNVTRYRSGYEGIVDSGERHELEDGTRVDSYEMRDFSSSTIFDWKLEWTYDFSDTQLLTATFDIYNVFNRKIYTGTPGEYKLGRQLWVGLTYKF; this is translated from the coding sequence GTGCGCCATTCTGTATCTTGGGGGCTGTGTGTCCTGTTCTTGCTGGTGTCGATAACCGCTACCGGAGCGCAAACAGAATCCGCCCCGGAAACGTTGCCGGACATCACTGTTATCGATTCCGCTGGGGTGACCACTCCGGGGCAGTCTGTTCTTTCAAAGCAAACACTTCAGTCGCTGCCACAAGGTGATGGCGCCATAACGGACCTGCTCAAAGTCCTTCCCGGCATTCAATTTAGTGAAACCGATAACTCCTCTTTGACCGGTGGCGAAATCCTACCTTCTGAAATTTCTATTTCCGGTGGACGTGTTTACGACAACAGCTTTTTGATTGATGGGTTTGGCAATAACAGTCTGATTGATCCTACGTCCGATAATCCGGCCAGTTCCACAGATGTCCCAGGACATTCCCAACAGTTATTTCTTGATACGTCACTTGTTGAGTCGATTACGGTTTATCGCAGTAATATCTCCGCACGGTACAGTGGTTTTACCGGTGGCGTGATCGATGTGGAAACACGTGACCCTGAAAATGTTTTCGGTGGTGAGATTTTCATGCGATCCACACGTTCTGAATGGACCAGTTTTCATGTTGATCGGGACTATCGAGACGATTTTTATTCTTCTAAAGAAGCCGATATGCAACCGGAATTCCGTAAATATTATGGCAATACCAGTGTCGATGTGCCACTAACAGAGAATATGGGGATTTTGCTAGCCTACTCTAAGAGCTACTCGCAAATTCCGCTAAAGACGTTCGATGAAAAACACAATCAGCATCGTGTTCTGGAAAATTACTTTGCCAAATATGTTTATAAGCCCCATGACGATACTGCATTACGGATTACGTTCAAATCTACGCCCTATGAGGGACGTTATTTTCATGACGATGTTAAAAACAGTGATTACAGCATTGATGGTGGTGGGTGGTCTTTGACTTCCAGCTTTGAACAAAAATTTTCTTTGGGGACGATTGAGTGGCAGGCCGGGTATACGACCAGTGAAAACAGCCGTCGTGCACCAGATGATTATTTTAACTATCAAGTGACACCCTCTGCTGATTGGGGGGGGCGCTTCAGTCGTGAAGGAGGGTTTGGTGATGCAGAGACTGAAGAAGATGCCCTGTCACTGGCTTGTCATGCAACCTGGACTCCCTTTACGTTATGGGGTTTGAACCACGAATGGATCAGTGGAGTAATGTTTGAGCGTACCAAAGCTGATTATCACCGTAGTTATGCGACCAACAGTGGATGGAGAGCTAGCGATAGTGTTGTATGCGACGAGGTCGACCCGTTTTGCATAAAAGGAGAACAATACGCTTGGAGCATGGTCATCTTTCCAGAGGATGATGCCGATGCCGAAATCAGTTCATTGGATCTTTATCTTGAAGACACCTTAAGTTGGTGGCGGCTGGCTTTTCGTCCTGGGATTCATGTCAGTTACAACGATCTGATGAAAAATACCGACTATGCTGGTCGCGGAGCCCTGTTTTACGATGTGTTTGCAGATGGTTCTACGATCTTTACCGTTGGTGCCAGTCGTTACTATGGCAAAACGTTGCTGACTTACGCTCTCAATGAAGAAAAAGCCCAGACAGACCGTCAGACTCGGACAATCAATGCTGATGGTACCTTAACAGCATGGGATCTGAAAACACGCACGTTATTTTCAGCCACCCGTCTGACTGATCTGGAGACCCCCTACGTCGATGAATGGAGTCTTGGCCTTGAGCAGGATGTGTTCGGTGGTCGTTTGACCTTGTGCTATATCGATCGCAATGGTGAAGACCAACTGACCAAAAAGACGCTCGATAGGGATGAATTTGGCTATACCTACATGGAATGGACTAACTTGGGGGAAAGCCGTCATAAAGAAGTGACTCTAAGCTGGTCGCGTCAATGGGAAAACCAATCATTGCTCATTGATGGCACCTGGCAGGACAGTGAAAACAGCAATGAAGATTATGATAATTGGCTGGATATCGAGGATTTTGAAGATATGGTCTGGTATGAAGATCATCTTGTTTATCGATTAAATCTGCCACGCGCTGACTATAACCGTGAATGGAGTGCCAATCTGATTTACCAAGTCAAGCTCGACCACGGTTTTACCTTTACCAATGTGACACGTTATCGCAGTGGTTATGAAGGGATTGTTGATAGCGGCGAGAGACATGAGCTGGAGGATGGAACCCGCGTCGATAGTTACGAGATGCGTGACTTTTCAAGTTCAACCATTTTCGACTGGAAACTTGAATGGACCTATGATTTTTCCGACACGCAGTTATTGACCGCAACGTTTGATATCTACAATGTGTTTAATCGGAAAATCTATACCGGCACTCCTGGAGAATATAAGCTGGGACGTCAGTTGTGGGTGGGGTTGACTTACAAGTTTTAA
- a CDS encoding response regulator, with product MPHTATSNIGQKVTTIVMLTSTIVLLMSLAASVYIQGTTFQDSMVDKMSTMARIIGDNSKEALALRKSYLAERVINSLELEPSIQLAYLFDRDNQVTAQYRNKSESSLAQELKNSPFKIERIGEVRDSEKMKHFLDLRHLTIYSPVFHEGDYIGCVYLQVSQNLIIRNLLLFAVAALGMLAVTLGVAYLLTTRLKRLITHPLHQLVDRMNEVSSEQNYCCQKMPIINSDIVEIKTLLGGFCHMLKQIEKRENSLQQYSQGLEAQVRERTKDLQQTNDELHGTIQELDEAKKAAQEASAAKSRFLANMSHEIRTPMIGVLGMAEQLMSRELDDQDAELVRTIYSSGESLQAILNDLLDISKIEAGKLELDLHQFNPIETLDHAVELLADNAFQKGLELTTVTHTSVPSALTGDAGRLRQIILNLLSNAIKFTSDGHIVVDMNWLRENETSGNLVVSVKDSGIGLDEAAKSNIFTAFTQADSSTSRKYGGTGLGLTIVKQLVGLMGGDIFVRDNEDCGSIFTVTIPFRSTATNPVEPHAPTVATRCAIVASENQQLQHMLCEHLEVNGISVTRCDNAKLTQHKIDEKNCPLDLLLLDSTLPGGAISLLKSLPQNLRQKTIFLGPRSQMFRQEEMSQLGIDTFLPKPVQTTALYQAIAPTSKAAQVQPEDKTPAPQTSTNYRILLAEDNEVNQRLVQLILRPLDYQLTIVSNGQQAVDACEKEEFSLILMDCQMPLMDGYEAARKIHQQVNTPIIALTAHAGEEDVQRCRDAGMIDYLCKPYRQIQLLDMLEKHLT from the coding sequence ATGCCCCACACCGCGACATCAAATATCGGCCAAAAAGTCACCACGATTGTCATGCTCACCAGCACGATTGTCCTGCTGATGTCATTGGCGGCCTCGGTTTATATCCAGGGCACCACCTTCCAAGATAGCATGGTGGACAAAATGTCGACCATGGCCCGTATTATCGGTGACAACAGCAAGGAAGCTCTGGCTCTACGCAAAAGTTACCTGGCCGAACGGGTCATCAACAGTCTGGAGTTGGAGCCTTCCATCCAGCTGGCTTATCTATTTGACCGCGACAACCAGGTAACGGCGCAATACCGCAACAAAAGTGAAAGCAGTCTTGCCCAGGAGCTGAAAAACAGCCCCTTTAAAATTGAACGGATCGGCGAGGTTCGTGACAGTGAAAAGATGAAGCATTTTCTTGACCTGCGTCATCTGACCATCTATTCACCGGTCTTCCACGAAGGGGATTACATCGGCTGCGTCTATCTGCAGGTGAGTCAAAACCTGATCATTCGCAATCTGCTGCTGTTTGCTGTTGCCGCTTTAGGCATGCTAGCCGTCACCCTCGGTGTGGCCTATTTGCTCACAACGCGACTCAAGCGATTGATTACCCACCCGTTGCACCAGCTTGTCGATCGAATGAACGAAGTGTCCTCTGAGCAAAACTATTGCTGCCAGAAGATGCCGATCATAAACAGTGACATCGTTGAAATCAAGACACTCCTCGGCGGATTCTGCCACATGCTCAAGCAAATTGAAAAAAGGGAGAACTCGCTGCAGCAGTACAGCCAAGGTCTGGAAGCGCAGGTGCGTGAACGCACCAAAGACCTGCAACAGACCAACGACGAACTGCATGGCACGATTCAGGAACTTGATGAGGCCAAAAAAGCAGCCCAGGAAGCCAGTGCTGCAAAATCACGCTTCCTCGCCAACATGAGCCATGAAATTCGTACTCCAATGATCGGCGTCCTCGGCATGGCCGAACAGCTGATGAGTCGTGAACTTGACGATCAGGATGCGGAACTGGTCAGGACCATTTACAGTTCCGGTGAGTCACTTCAAGCCATCCTCAATGACCTGCTCGATATCTCGAAAATCGAAGCCGGCAAGCTGGAATTGGACCTGCACCAGTTCAACCCCATTGAGACCCTTGACCATGCGGTTGAACTTCTGGCCGACAATGCTTTCCAAAAAGGGTTGGAGCTGACGACCGTCACCCATACATCCGTCCCATCAGCACTAACTGGCGACGCGGGCCGCTTGCGACAGATTATCCTCAACCTGCTGTCCAACGCTATTAAATTCACCAGCGACGGACACATTGTTGTCGATATGAACTGGTTGCGCGAAAATGAGACCTCGGGCAACTTGGTTGTCTCTGTCAAGGACAGCGGCATTGGCCTTGATGAAGCGGCTAAAAGCAACATCTTTACCGCATTTACCCAGGCAGACAGCTCAACTAGCCGTAAATACGGCGGCACCGGGCTGGGGCTGACCATCGTCAAGCAACTGGTTGGCCTGATGGGTGGCGACATTTTCGTCCGCGACAATGAAGACTGCGGCTCGATCTTTACCGTTACGATCCCATTCAGGTCCACGGCCACCAATCCAGTTGAACCCCATGCGCCAACAGTGGCAACACGTTGTGCCATCGTTGCCAGCGAAAACCAGCAACTTCAGCACATGCTATGCGAACACTTAGAGGTGAACGGCATCAGCGTGACACGGTGTGACAACGCCAAGCTGACCCAGCATAAAATTGATGAAAAGAATTGCCCTCTCGATCTTTTGCTCCTTGACAGCACATTACCGGGAGGCGCGATCTCACTCTTGAAGTCACTCCCTCAAAACCTGCGGCAAAAGACCATCTTCCTTGGCCCGCGAAGTCAAATGTTCCGTCAAGAGGAGATGTCGCAGCTCGGCATTGACACGTTCCTACCCAAGCCCGTGCAAACAACAGCCCTGTACCAAGCCATCGCACCGACCTCCAAAGCCGCACAAGTTCAACCCGAGGATAAAACACCAGCACCTCAGACAAGCACCAACTATCGGATTCTCTTAGCAGAAGACAATGAAGTTAACCAGCGTCTGGTTCAATTGATTCTTCGGCCTCTTGATTACCAACTGACAATCGTCTCCAATGGTCAGCAAGCTGTTGACGCTTGTGAAAAAGAAGAGTTCTCGTTGATTTTAATGGATTGCCAGATGCCCCTGATGGATGGCTACGAGGCTGCCAGAAAAATTCATCAACAGGTCAATACGCCGATTATCGCCTTGACAGCTCACGCAGGCGAAGAAGATGTCCAGCGCTGTCGTGACGCCGGCATGATCGATTATTTATGTAAGCCATACCGTCAAATACAGCTACTTGACATGCTTGAAAAGCACCTTACATAG